A genomic segment from Desulfurella amilsii encodes:
- the accC gene encoding acetyl-CoA carboxylase biotin carboxylase subunit, whose translation MVSYKKFKKVLIANRGEIAVRACRACREMGITTVAVYSEVDRNALHVRYADEAYYIGPAPAADSYLRIDKIIEVALKSNCDAVHPGYGFLAENSEFVNACNKNNITFIGPNTQSMYILGDKTRARQKMSQAGVPIVPGMKDPVKDLNDALRISDEIGYPIMFKASGGGGGKGMRLINSKDEFKAMYDLAKGEALNAFGDDRMYIEKAIEKPRHVEVQIARDKYGTGIHLFERECSIQRRHQKVIEESPSMAINNEVRHKMGEAAVRAVAAADYDSVGTVEFLVDKDMNFYFLEVNTRVQVEHPVTELVTGIDIVKLQIGIAEGKPLPIKQEEIKQYGHAIECRIYAEDPDKNFMPSPGIIEGLRLPGGPGVRVDTGVYEGAEIPIYYDPMAAKLLTWAKDRNAAIARMQRALSEFIVKGIKTTIPFHQKVLRNQDFIDGNISTDFVDKEVLEKLQPREGSSVAAIAAAAIAERLREKSLENKLLIFKETCGAGSPWKEAGKRTAMLGLSLGDIYKTS comes from the coding sequence ATGGTTAGTTATAAGAAATTTAAAAAAGTACTGATTGCAAATAGAGGCGAGATAGCCGTTAGGGCATGTAGGGCATGTAGGGAGATGGGTATCACAACAGTAGCAGTCTACTCCGAAGTGGACAGAAATGCTTTACATGTTAGATATGCAGATGAAGCATACTATATTGGTCCTGCTCCTGCTGCTGATAGTTATTTAAGAATTGATAAAATCATAGAAGTAGCGCTTAAAAGTAACTGTGATGCAGTTCATCCAGGATACGGTTTTTTGGCAGAAAATTCTGAATTTGTAAATGCATGCAATAAAAACAATATTACATTTATAGGTCCAAATACACAGTCAATGTATATACTTGGTGATAAAACACGCGCAAGGCAAAAAATGTCACAAGCCGGTGTACCTATTGTGCCAGGTATGAAAGATCCAGTGAAAGACTTAAATGATGCTTTAAGAATTTCAGACGAGATAGGATACCCTATTATGTTTAAAGCTTCAGGTGGTGGCGGCGGGAAAGGCATGAGACTTATAAACTCAAAAGATGAATTTAAGGCAATGTATGATTTAGCCAAAGGTGAAGCATTGAATGCATTTGGTGATGATAGGATGTATATAGAAAAAGCAATAGAAAAACCTAGACATGTTGAGGTTCAAATTGCGCGCGATAAATACGGCACAGGTATACATTTATTCGAAAGAGAATGTTCGATTCAGAGAAGACATCAAAAAGTTATAGAAGAGTCCCCCTCAATGGCAATAAACAACGAAGTAAGGCATAAAATGGGAGAAGCTGCCGTTAGGGCAGTTGCAGCTGCAGATTATGATAGTGTAGGCACAGTTGAATTTTTAGTAGATAAGGATATGAATTTTTATTTTCTTGAAGTAAACACAAGAGTCCAGGTGGAACATCCTGTAACCGAACTTGTTACAGGCATTGATATAGTAAAATTGCAAATTGGCATAGCAGAAGGAAAGCCTTTGCCAATAAAGCAAGAGGAGATAAAACAATATGGCCACGCAATTGAATGTAGAATTTATGCCGAAGATCCGGATAAAAACTTTATGCCTTCCCCTGGTATTATTGAAGGTTTAAGGTTGCCTGGTGGCCCTGGTGTGAGGGTAGATACAGGTGTTTATGAAGGCGCAGAAATACCTATTTATTATGACCCAATGGCTGCAAAATTGCTTACTTGGGCAAAGGATAGAAATGCAGCAATAGCCAGAATGCAGAGGGCTTTGAGCGAATTTATTGTAAAAGGTATTAAAACGACCATTCCATTTCATCAAAAAGTGCTTAGAAATCAAGATTTTATCGATGGTAACATAAGCACGGATTTTGTTGATAAAGAAGTTTTAGAAAAACTACAACCACGAGAGGGCTCTTCTGTAGCTGCAATTGCGGCTGCTGCTATCGCAGAGCGCTTAAGAGAAAAATCACTTGAGAACAAACTTTTAATATTCAAAGAAACATGCGGCGCAGGAAGTCCTTGGAAAGAGGCAGGCAAAAGGACTGCAATGCTGGGTTTGAGTTTAGGTGATATTTATAAGACCTCTTAA
- the dtd gene encoding D-aminoacyl-tRNA deacylase — MKCLLQRVSYAKVYIENKLYSQIDKGLLVLVCFCVNDTRQNIELMVKKIINLRIFEDNNKKFNFSLKDINGSIMLVSQFTLAADTKKGNRPSFFEAMEPNKAIEFYNEMIEQFKNNNIEIRTGIFGASMRIELTNDGPVTIMLEN; from the coding sequence ATGAAGTGTTTACTACAGCGCGTTAGCTATGCTAAAGTTTACATTGAAAATAAGCTATACTCGCAAATAGATAAAGGTTTATTAGTGCTTGTTTGTTTTTGTGTAAATGACACAAGGCAAAACATAGAATTAATGGTAAAAAAAATCATTAATTTAAGGATTTTTGAAGACAATAATAAAAAATTTAACTTCTCGCTTAAAGATATCAATGGCTCTATAATGCTTGTTAGTCAATTTACACTTGCAGCAGATACAAAAAAAGGCAATAGGCCGTCTTTCTTTGAGGCAATGGAGCCAAATAAAGCCATAGAATTTTATAACGAAATGATCGAACAATTCAAAAACAACAATATAGAAATACGCACTGGAATCTTTGGAGCTTCTATGAGGATAGAGTTAACAAATGACGGCCCTGTTACAATAATGCTTGAAAACTAA
- a CDS encoding biotin/lipoyl-containing protein, with amino-acid sequence MAYLVKMDDVEYKVLVKELEANKFEVHIDDKSYVVDARLTEGSVYSLLINNESFEADIDYKGENNYHVLTEGDLFKINVIDEMKAKLLQRRGGGAVEGKQVLKSEMPGRVISVKVAVGDSVQEGDILLILEAMKMQNEIKAPKSGEVKELFVKEGENIAADSKLVVIE; translated from the coding sequence ATGGCTTATTTAGTAAAAATGGATGATGTTGAATACAAAGTGCTTGTTAAAGAGCTTGAAGCTAATAAATTTGAAGTTCACATAGATGATAAATCTTATGTGGTAGATGCAAGGTTAACAGAAGGTAGTGTTTATTCTTTGCTAATAAACAATGAGTCTTTTGAAGCAGATATTGATTATAAAGGTGAAAATAACTATCATGTATTAACAGAAGGTGACTTGTTTAAAATAAATGTTATAGATGAAATGAAAGCAAAATTGTTACAGCGCAGAGGCGGTGGTGCTGTGGAAGGCAAACAAGTATTAAAGTCAGAGATGCCAGGTAGAGTAATTAGCGTTAAAGTGGCTGTTGGTGATAGTGTGCAAGAAGGCGATATACTACTCATACTTGAGGCAATGAAAATGCAAAACGAAATTAAGGCACCAAAGAGTGGCGAAGTAAAAGAGCTGTTTGTGAAAGAAGGAGAAAATATAGCCGCTGATTCAAAATTAGTTGTAATTGAGTAA
- a CDS encoding acyl-CoA carboxylase subunit beta, with translation MKDKLKEFKEKELEAEIAGGLQRIEKQHTQGKLTARERLNLLLDEGSFVELDKFVVHRCTDFGMEKQKIYGDGVVTGYGTIDGRLVYVFSQDFTVFGGSLSSMHAKKICKIMDLAAKTGAPVIGLNDSGGARIQEGVESLGGYADIFLRNTLFSGVVPQISVIMGPTAGGAVYSPAVTDFTIMVKNTSFMFITGPDVIEAVTGEKITKEELGGAEAHTTKTQVAHFAAENDEDALMLVRELLQFIPQNNMEDPPFVPTDDPINRQEESIYDLIPSDPNKPYNMKDLIKKVVDGNYFFEIQENFAKNIIVGFARLGGRSVGIVANQPMYFAGALDYKSAIKAARFVRFCDAFNIPIITFEDQPGYMPGVAQEHNGVIIHGAKLLYAYAEATVPKITLIVRKAYGGAYDVLGSKHFRADINYAYPIAEIAVMGPDGAVNILFRREIQEAENPVEKKAEIVRMYREKFANPYIAASLGYIDEIIDPAQTRQKLIQALELTKNKRESNPPKKHGNIPL, from the coding sequence ATGAAAGATAAGCTAAAGGAATTCAAAGAAAAAGAGCTGGAAGCAGAAATTGCTGGTGGTCTGCAAAGAATTGAAAAGCAGCACACTCAAGGCAAATTAACAGCACGAGAACGACTTAATTTACTGTTAGATGAGGGTAGTTTTGTTGAGCTAGATAAGTTTGTTGTGCATAGATGCACAGATTTTGGCATGGAAAAACAAAAAATATACGGTGATGGTGTAGTTACTGGTTATGGCACAATTGATGGCAGGTTGGTTTATGTTTTTAGCCAGGATTTTACAGTTTTTGGTGGTTCTTTATCTAGCATGCATGCAAAAAAAATATGCAAAATCATGGATTTAGCTGCTAAGACTGGAGCACCCGTGATTGGTTTAAACGATTCTGGTGGCGCAAGGATCCAGGAAGGCGTAGAATCATTAGGTGGCTATGCTGATATATTTTTAAGAAATACACTGTTTTCTGGTGTTGTACCACAAATTTCTGTTATTATGGGCCCAACGGCAGGTGGTGCTGTATATTCACCTGCTGTAACGGATTTTACAATAATGGTAAAGAATACAAGTTTTATGTTTATTACCGGCCCAGATGTCATAGAAGCAGTAACTGGTGAAAAGATCACAAAAGAAGAGCTTGGTGGTGCTGAAGCCCACACAACAAAAACGCAAGTTGCTCACTTTGCTGCAGAAAATGACGAAGATGCATTGATGTTGGTTAGAGAATTATTACAGTTTATACCGCAAAACAATATGGAAGATCCCCCATTTGTTCCTACAGACGATCCAATAAATAGACAGGAAGAGTCTATTTATGATCTTATACCTTCAGACCCAAACAAACCGTATAATATGAAAGATCTTATTAAAAAGGTTGTTGATGGAAATTATTTTTTTGAGATACAGGAAAATTTCGCAAAAAATATTATAGTCGGTTTTGCAAGACTAGGTGGTAGAAGCGTTGGTATTGTTGCAAACCAGCCTATGTATTTTGCAGGTGCACTAGACTATAAATCGGCGATAAAAGCTGCAAGGTTTGTTAGATTTTGCGATGCGTTTAATATTCCAATCATTACTTTTGAAGATCAGCCAGGCTATATGCCAGGTGTTGCGCAAGAGCACAATGGCGTTATTATTCATGGCGCAAAGCTACTTTATGCATATGCTGAAGCTACTGTGCCAAAGATTACATTGATTGTCAGAAAAGCTTATGGCGGAGCCTATGATGTGTTGGGTTCAAAGCACTTTAGGGCAGATATAAATTATGCCTACCCAATAGCAGAAATTGCTGTTATGGGTCCAGATGGCGCTGTTAATATATTATTTAGGAGAGAGATTCAGGAAGCAGAAAATCCTGTAGAAAAAAAAGCTGAAATTGTTAGAATGTATAGAGAAAAATTTGCAAACCCATACATCGCAGCTTCTCTTGGTTACATCGATGAAATTATTGATCCAGCTCAGACTAGACAAAAACTTATCCAGGCTTTGGAGTTAACTAAAAATAAAAGAGAATCAAACCCACCTAAAAAACATGGCAACATTCCACTATAG